The sequence below is a genomic window from Silene latifolia isolate original U9 population unplaced genomic scaffold, ASM4854445v1 scaffold_20.1, whole genome shotgun sequence.
CTTCGCCCTTTGCCTCCAAAAAACCGCAGCTGCTTTTGAGAACTCGCGTACCCTGTCGTTCACTGTCGTGTAAAGGGCATCATTCCCATCACTAATCGCAGCATCCATTCCCTTTTCCAATTCTAGATCAAACTCATCCCATTTTTCTCTCCATTCGAGGCGCATATCTAACGCCCATCGGTGTACATGTTGACGTACTCCCGAAAGCTTTCTAGCTACTCGAAAGGCTGGAGACCCTCGTATCCGCAACCTCCAAACATCCTTAATGATGCAAATACACTCCTCATACAAGAAAACCCATGCGTCAAGGTTATAAGGCTTTTTACTTATATTCTTTGTAAGATTCAAGTCCAGTTCAATCGGTGCATGGTCCGAAATTTGGATAGGGTAGTGTTTAATTCCCGTATCCGGAAAAACCGTAAACCATTCCTTTGAACCAAGTGCCCTATCAATTCTTTCATACACATGCTTCAGACCTTTACGATTGTTACACCAAGTATAGCGCGGTCCTTTGAATGGTATATCCACCAACTGATTATGAATTCTCCAAATGTTGAAATCAATTGCCCCAGTAATTGGTCTTGGGTTCATACTAAGTTTATCACTTCCAAACTCGACTTGGTTAAAATCTCCTATAATTAGAAATGGATGTACAAGCATTAATATGCATTCTTCCAACTCGTCTAGAACAGAACTTCGTAATTGAACGGATGGAGCACCATAAAAAAGCACCAAGTACCATAAACGCCCATTACATTTCTCtactaataaaacgatgaagttgtTACACGTCAAAATATGGCTCATCTTAGCCTCCTTCCTCCATCCTACCCAAAGTCCTCCCGAACTACCATTGGCATCTATGCCAACATTATTAGAAAAACCAAAAGGCCTACACAAGGGACTAATACtacatacttcctccattcaattccactctaccatatttcctttttcatccattcaactccactctaccactttccatAAAAAGCAAGTAAAATGACCCTTTTATCCTCATGACAAACaattatttacacaaaatgccacTAGTTGGCCCACATAATTACCCACTTTATGGACAAATTAATCACCATCTCATTTCCCATTGTACTTTTATTACTACTTTATTATTTTCTTAACATTTGTGCAAATTGTactatggtagagtggagttgaatggaggaagtacattACATTTAGTTTCAATTAAAAAGACGAAATCATAATACTGATTACTTAATAACGCCCTAATTTTTGGAATTCTAGGGGCGAGCGTATTATtaagacccctacaattccatGTAAGTCCCTTCATGGGTTCACATGAGGTTGACTGGGTCCAACCTCCGCAAAACCGCCATCGTTGCTAGCAAAAGAAGAATCAGTAGAAACTTCAACCTCCATATCAGACACAACTACTCGGAATCCCCCACCACCTACTGATTGTGAAGCCGCCAGACCCTCACCAACACACCTCT
It includes:
- the LOC141638267 gene encoding uncharacterized protein LOC141638267, which gives rise to MEEVCSISPLCRPFGFSNNVGIDANGSSGGLWVGWRKEAKMSHILTCNNFIVLLVEKCNGRLWYLVLFYGAPSVQLRSSVLDELEECILMLVHPFLIIGDFNQVEFGSDKLSMNPRPITGAIDFNIWRIHNQLVDIPFKGPRYTWCNNRKGLKHVYERIDRALGSKEWFTVFPDTGIKHYPIQISDHAPIELDLNLTKNISKKPYNLDAWVFLYEECICIIKDVWRLRIRGSPAFRVARKLSGVRQHVHRWALDMRLEWREKWDEFDLELEKGMDAAISDGNDALYTTVNDRVREFSKAAAVFWRQRAKLKWMIDRDTCTKYFFNWVKGRAGHNFILGVKDGSGSWVYDPESVGNLFYESFFSLYNPIISDDEDTRAQLMDEVLRGFNKTVSSDDYDALNRPFTTQKV